One Aegilops tauschii subsp. strangulata cultivar AL8/78 chromosome 2, Aet v6.0, whole genome shotgun sequence genomic window, aaactctctttacctccatagtttccatagcactaaaacctatcttatccaagacaaaaattcttgcatgggaGGGCATGCgaagtagaatagtgaaaatttaaaattataagttgaagcaaatgaagcatatataagtcatgcttaattacgaaaaaagacttgtcgttgtgacttactgtatccacttcgaaggtctcatccagcttgatgctgaagcgcctatcagcAACAAGGAAATTtttgtcgcacaggccgcgctggtcttcaaAGTATCCGCACTTAATTAAATCTTTTTCGTCGtgagacgacatttcctatgttcatataggtgaaacattgaacacttactagttctgttaattcaactaattcaactacttctattagttcgactagttctattaattcaactaattcaaataaagtagctagttctatatagtaatattttaattagatcatcaaatctcagatatctaaattttcttactaaaaataaactagttctattaattcaactaagaatttactaaaaataaactagttctattaattttcttaccaaaatatataaagtagctatatatatagtaatattttaattagatcatcaaatctcatatacctaaattttcttactaaaaataaactagttctactaattcaactagttcaactaagcatttactaaaaataaactagttatattaattcaactagttcaaatctcatatatatacctaattaatatctagctaattcatctaaaattgacattaatatttaacatattttccatataattcatctaacattaacattctaacattcttatctacgtaatttatctaacattaatctaaacaacagaaaacagaaaataagtaaaaataatatgtgtgtgtgtgtctgtgtgtgtatgtgtgtgtgtacgagcaGGGGCGGCGGTGTACGGGCGGCGACGCTCAACGGcgatgcgacggggacggcgcgacgacgagcggcgggccgggggcgacggcgtgatcgagacggcgacgggcggccggggcgacggcggtgacggcgacgacgggcggcgggggcggcggggcctgcgagggcggcgcgcgatgggcgacggcgcggcggcgatgtcgcgcgaagtagttggagaagaagtggtggtcgatgaaactgattttttcgtaagtgccatatatataggaggggcctttagtaccggttgaagccaccaaccggtattaaaggccaattttcgcgaggccaaggggcgggaaactgcccctttagtaccggttcgtggctccaaccggtactaaaggcccccctttagtaccggttggagccacgacccggtactaaaggggtgcgatggcgcaggagcggtgcgggcaagtttagtcccacctcgctagccgaggggcgcccgcaccagtttaaaagcaggcttctgggcctaacttcggcgcgctgccctgtgagcctgctggcccttctgggcctatatttgcaaaccctaggtctggcaggcccactgggcagcgccccaacaattttttatataattttcttctatttatttctgagtagttttttttgctgtatttagtttctttatgaatataaaaaaattatatagttttttctttgaatgatgcatactaaacgcaaaaataggctggagttcaaataagtttaaaaaacattgaagtgcccgtgtaacagatgagttctcgtccgaaaccctgatactccgaaagagattgtccagtttgtacatgaggtgcgtccagttttcgccgtgaccctctctactcattcgcacatgctatgcgggtgaaatgacgataccatgccaagttccaacattttcactcattttgtagtgattttcaatttcaccgtcatttagctctctaaacaaatcggtaaatgactgaaaaacaacaaatgatgtcagaacgtgttggaaattgatgacgtcgctttgaatggtgcgtactgaacgcaaaaataggctggagttcaattaagtttaaaaaacattgaagtgtccgtgtaacagatgagttctcgtccgaagccctgatactccgaaagagattgtccagtttgtacacgaggtgcgtccagttttcgccgtgaccctctctactcttttgcacatactatgcgggtgaaatgatgataccatgccaagttccaacattttcagagttcattttgtagtgatttttaatttcaccgtcatttagctctctaaacaaatcggtaaatgactgaaaaacagcaaatgatgtcagaacgtgttggaaattgatgacgtcgctttgaatggtgcgtactgaacgcaaaaatagtctggagttcaattaagtttaaaaaacatgaaGTGTCGGTGTAaccgatgagttctcgtccgaagccctgatactccgaaagagatttccagtttgtacacgaagtgcgtccagttttttccgtaaccctctctactctcttgcacatgctatgtgggtgaaatgatgataccatgccaagtttcaacattttcagagttcattttgtagcgattttcaatttcacggtcatttagctctgaaaacaaattggtaaatgactgaaaaacagcaaatgatgtcagaaagtgttgaaaattgatgacgttgctttgaatggtgcctactgaacgcaaaaaaagtctggagttgtaataagtttaaaaaatgaagtgccggtttaacagatgagttttcgtccgaaaccggccctgatactttgaaagagattgtccagtttgtacacgaagtgcatccagtttttgccgtattgtccaatttgtacatgaagtgcatccagtttttgccgtaacacaagaagtccggagttgtaataagttattaaaaataaaaaagaggcgcaatgctcgttaattagcttcaagcctttcggaatagtgtagactgcactgcacatagctccatgcagtctaccctattcctcaaggcttaaagctaagcaacgtgaaggtgagcattgcgcctcttcttcatcctctctgcactcagggcttataaaccgctcctagtgcctctctcttcgcgaggtgggactaaaaaaacagcttagtaagaaactctagtaccggttcgtgccacgaaccggtactaaaggtgctcgtggggccacagcctcattagtaccggttcgtggcacgaaccggtgctaaaggttcgccacaaaccggtactaaagagctcctcccgcctagccgttggaaccggcactaatggacacattagtgttggctcaaaatcaaaccggcactaatgtgcttcacatttgaccctttttctactagtgaccaaccaaacagaaaatggctatccacaaccatgattcatcCTTCTAACCAAACAAAACATGAGCTAACCTTATCCACACAACCAAACAGAAAACATGGTGACGTAGACAACCACAAGATCAGGAATTGACGACCAAGTTACCAATTAACTTCCAAACGAACATGTCTAAGGATGTTATTGCAGATTTAGTTGTCAAGTCAAATTGAACGTGCACACTTCCATAAGATTGCAGGAAGGGCTGCATAGCTGGCAACCTGCAAAACCAATATATTTTCAAACCTTAACAAAAACTAAAACAGAAAGGTAACACAAGTCAGTAGCAGGTAAATCCTTGTAATAATCGGTGTTGCATTTGGGGGAAGCCATAAACTTAATGGCTGAAAACAGTTACCTCCTCTAAAAAAAGTTACCTCATACTGTTAAGAAAAACAGCACAAAAGTTCAGAGCTTTTTTTTACCCAACACAAGGTAGGGCTGAATACAATGTGAAACTTATTTACTAATAATTCTTCGGTGTATAAGAAAAAGACAGACCTTCCACCCATGTTATTTCAATACCCAGATCTGTTGGCTTGGCAAAGATGAATAATTTAACTATTTAAGAAATTACAAATATACTCCCAGATATATTCTCCCTGAAATATACAAGATATATACAGTTGCTTATTTGCTCGACAAATACAAAGAAATAGCCCCCATCGACATTCCAACATCATATGTCATCTCAAGTAGACCAACACACAGGGGTGGATCCAGGATTTGACCACAACTGATATGTATCACCTGCTGCGAGTGTTAAGGTTCCGATCGCCAACGCGGCTCCCAACAGGCCGGGCGTTCAATCGACTACAGGGCGCTCGCTGTGGCCTGTTTTGGGAACGTTCTGGAAGCTTCACTGCTGGTTTTGGAAGCTTCCAGgctgttttttcttttcttttgttgttGCTTTTTACTGgttatttattttctgttttctttttttgtttttactcaaaatttaaaaaaaaatcaaattttaaaaaatgtttgtgtttattaaaaatgtttgtgtttttaGAAAATGTTTGTGATTACAAAATTTGTTCTCAACTTCAAAAATTacttatattttccaaaaagtgATCATGATGTCAAAAATTGTTTGTGATTTAAAAAAATTGTTCACCGCATATTGAAAGAATGTTCATCGTATATTTTGTATACTAAATAAATTTCAGTGtgtatttttaaaaatgtttacCACATTTAGAAAATAGTCAGTATTTGAACAAAAAGAAAATTGTTCACCGTATATTTAAAAAGTTCCATTGTActcctccgatccatattaattgtcgctgatttagtacaatGTCGTTGCATGgctggatcagagggagtatataaaTAAAATGTGCATCATATATGAAATAATTGTTTGGTGTGTATTTTGTAAAATGTTCACCACATTTACAAAACTTCAGTGTGTAATCTAAAATTGTTCACGGGATATTAAAGAAGTAATTGTATATAAAGAAAATGTACATTTTATTTTAAATAATTAGTGTGTATTTTGTAAAATGTTCACCGTATTTACAAAAAACCATTGTGTAACCTAAAATTGTTCACAGgttattaaaataaataaattgtATATAAAGAAATGTTCATCGTATATTAATAATTCTTTAGTGTGTGTTTTGTAAAACAATTCAGcttattcaaaaaatgtttagtGTGCAATTGAAATTTTTGCACCGTATATTTTTTAAAGTACATTGTACATAaataaaatgttcatcatatatTAAATAATTTCTCagtgtgtattttgcaaaaaagttCACCGTATTTTAGAAATGTTCTCTCTTTCCAAAATTTCTATATGCGTGAATATTTTTTTGAATCACaatgtttttctttttctttttgcctTTTTTAGATTAAAAGAAACAAAACACAGATCCATTAAAAAAAGAAACACACAAGCGGGAGACGTGAATGAGCAATGGCAGCAGCGCGAGCGATGCGAGGTCCCTAATGGGCTGGCCTACTACGCTAGCGATCACGAGAGGGCTGCTGCCTTGCGAGCGATGCAAGGCTTATTTCTCGCTATATGTGACGCATATCACTGCCAGGATTCGAGCAATGTAACCATGGGCAACATCACAATGTTTACTGGAAATGGGCTGGACAAGGCTTTATGGTAGAGTCAGAGCTTTATGATGGGTTGAGTCAGAATTCTTTATTTTTATGTTCTTCAATTTTTAAGTATTTAGGCTGTACTAAAATTAGTATAATGAATAGATATATGCACCAATGAATATACATTTTGGATCTTTCAGACTTAGGATCATGAATGCTATATCACGTCTATTGAGAGATAGAGTAGCGCATCGCCTAAAGCTGTTAAGAAGCAGGCCGACCCAATAGCACATGGCGGTTGAGAATGGTTCCAGTGTGTTCGGTCGCGGTTTTGCATGGgattcttttcattgttgatttTTTGCAGCAGCATAGTTTTATGTCCGATTCCCCTTTTTTCTTCTAGTTTTTGCTGTATTCAACTTTTTTGTTtcccttttccttttccttttatttttatttttcctccatttctttctttttttgttaTTGTCTTTGCTTTTACTTTTTTGATTCCCTTTTTATGTTTTTACTGTATTTTCAAAATATAAATACTTTTGAAAAATATAAAAACGTTTTTATTTGCTATGCTCTCTTTTTTTGGAACATGTCAACAGTTTTCCAAAATATGAGCAAATTGTTTATTGTGTACTAAATGTTCTTCGCTTTCTCAAATATGGTGATagagtttttttttaaattgGCATGTAACTAAAAATGTTAATCCCATATTTGAAGTTATACTTATGTTTATCAAGAAACTGTccatcatgtatttaaaaaaatgtttacccatttttcaaaaaatattaatcatgtatttgaaaaattaTTTGCATTGAACCTAGAAACTATTCATCATGTACTAAAatatgtttttgtttttttttcaaaacaatTGACAGTGTTTTCTAAAATTTGTTCATAGTTTTATTCAAAGATGAAGGTCGTGTGTTTAAAAATATCCATCCGGTATTTTTTCAAAGATTTAATCTGATATGATACTATCTGTAGTGTAAAAagcgctcttatattatgggacagagggagtatttttAAAATGTGTGGTCATATTTTTATGAATTGTATGAATTCTTAGATATACAATATATGCCAACAATTTATTCTTGCAATATGTGACCATCTTTTATTTTCTTTCCCTTGTTTTGCTTCCtttctattttctttttattattcACCCTTtctatattttttcctttttgtttcttttttatttctcaCCTTTGTTTTTATTcattttagaaaaatgttcatattttttggaattttttcccatttatttaaaaaatattgatcATGTAATTTTATAAATTTTTAGCATGTATTTTAAAAATGCATCATCGGCATGCATGCCTCGGAGGAAGGAGTCGGCTTAGGCCATGGTGGTCATGGGGCAGTGGTTGTCACTGTTGCATGGCCAATGCAAGGAAGGTCGACATGGTGGTCGGACCGTGTTGTGGCGCCGACCAGTCAGGATTTGGATTTATGTTCTTTAGGCATGAAGGCAGGTAGGAATTTTGGAATCCAGTACACTATTCTTAGCTGATATGAATTGAATGGCGTGTTCCGTAATTACCGGAACTAATGGTGGTGATTACAAGATGTTGTGATGTTCTGGAAACGTTCAAATTTCCATGTGATCGAATTGTAGAAGGTGTTAATATTTAGTTAGTACAACAGTCCAATATGGATTTTGGTTTCCCCTCCTTCGATAGTAGTGCCGCTTAGTCTCTCTAAAAATTCCAACTCCAAGTCTCCACCGGCTTGCTGTAGGCTCAAagaaaattcatggacaaatgcAGAGTCTGTAGTGAGAGGGTGACCGGCTGAAAATCTCATGGCGTGTGGGTTATTTGATGTCCATATCTCTGGAGCAGAGCAGGACCAAAATGTAAGCCAGTGGCTGTGTATGATGCCACGTATGTTAGGAATAAGCTAATCGTCTTCTGGAGATTTTTCAGGGAAATAAGGAGTTGTTTTCAGTTTAGGATTGCTGAGCCTGCTACGCAAACCTGATGCGCAGGGCCGAGCTGAAAAATCTAGGGTCCCGTGctaaaatttaaaaaaaaattagggGAGCCAAATTTGAAATTGGGGCCTACCTTTCAGTTGTGGAGCTACAAAGAAAAGGTTTGGCAAGCTAAACTAAAGAAGAGCACCAAAAATTTGAAAATGTAAACTATATATACTAGTATTTCCTAGACATAGTAAATACTCAGTAACTTTTGTTCCATCGATTACAAGATAAAAAAAATCATTTTTGAAGCAACAAGGCCAGCTCTTGCGTGCCCAGGAAATCAGAAGATAACAGAGGGTTAAGGCCAACTCTTGTACACTGAAATCACTTGATAAATGGCAGTAAAAAAGCAGGACATATACACTGAAATTTGGACAACAGATAAACTTGAATTTGGACAGCCTATGCACTGAAATTTTGGACACCAGCACTGCATTTCTAAGCCCAAGTACACTGTATCTCTTATCCTTATCCTCCAACATTGCTTTTGAGAGCAAGTGTTAGCCAACTAACTAACTACATGAAAgtttgtcttttttgtttctcaaATGAAACAACATATGGACCTAAAACTTTGCAGGTCAACAGAACATTAGAACTATACAATGCGTGAAAAAAACTTTCAGATTTTTTGCTCTAGCATAAATATACgaaatgagaaaaaaaattgaataaAAAATATACTATTATTTCAAGTATTTATGGTGCATGAAAAATCCATAAGTTTCCCCCCACATAATAATTATAATGTTTTGTTTTCTCGCAAGTTTGAAGTTTATATGTTGTTTTAAGTTTGAAGTTTATTTGggagaaaaagaaaagagaaaagtaCCTGCACGGATCACGATGCATAAAATGGGTGGCTAGATAAGGGGGTGTGGTGTGCCTGGGTTCAACCACAACTGTCCCTTTTTGGACAGTAAACATTGAAATTTGCACATCCATCGTTGAGGAAATCGTTAACTGGTAACTTCTCAGCTGGTTGGAGAGTACGGGATTAATAGGCTCATTTGTAAGTTTATCGTCAGTTAATCAATTAATCGGATGATTTATCAATTTATCGGCTACTCGATGACCCTACGAGTAGGTGTTAATCGGCAAGTTAAGTGGTTAATCGGATGAATTCTTGATCAGGGTGCACATCACATACACTGAGGGCTCCTTTGATTCAAATGAATTctataggatttttggaggattgAAATCCTTTGGAAATTTTCCTACGTTTGTCCTTTGATTCATATGATTGAATCCCATAGGAATTTTTTTCAATGGAATCTTTTGTACTACATTTCATAGGAAATCtaacatccactccaacctcttttTACAATTTCTTTGCTTTTCCCGTGAAATCAAACACTCGCTAATCCTATAGGATTCAAATGGGCATGACACTCCAATCCTATACTTTttctattcctgcgttttcaaaatcctgcaaATCAAAGAGGCCTTGAATTTTGGAAAGAATGCACTGAATTTGGGACATCAACAAGGCTGAATCAGTGTCAACTGTCAACGACTAGCTGCTGACTGGGAGGAGGCCGGATTCTCGTGGCTCGTCGTGTTGGCTTCCAGCTTTGCACGCGTGGAGGAGAACCAATAAAAACATGGGGCCACCCGCGGATTAGTATTCGACCAAAGAGTTGCACAGAATGAATCCGAATAGAACTCCTCCACGCCGCCCGAGGTCGACAGAAAGCATCAGTGAGGATGCTACGTCGTTTTCTTAGCGCTCGCCGTTAAAACTTTGGATTCATCGCCGTGAGATATGCAAACGATGCGTGGGGTACCATCGGCACAGAGCGACTATTGCCATGCATTTCATGATGTCGCTAATCGATCAAGGCAGTTGGACAAATCCAAGGAAAATAGTGATCCCTCCACCGGCCGGCACTGTTGGGCCAATAGCAAACAGTAACGGTGATGGTCAAGTAAGTGACGACTCTTCGGTTAGCTGTTGTGCCTTAAAGAACCGGACGCGTAAAAATCCCATTCAGTTTGAGTAGACTCTAGTATTTCGGTTTTTACCCTCTTCACAAGCTTTTTTTTAGGGGCTCTTCACAAGCCTTTCTCTATATATTCGTTTAACTCGGTTCCTTGTATAACCAGCGCTATGAAGTTCAACCTTCTCGCCATGCCCATTGCCCCCCACACCATTCTGCGCCCCTTTTGCATCAACCCCATTGTCCGCCGTCTTGGACGGCATGCATGGTTCGGCTCCCACGCGAGCTCCGCCGAGGCAGTCAACTGGGAGAAGATGCAGGAGAGCAGCAACAGGAGGGATAAGAAGGCCGCGGAGGAAACCGGATTGAAGGCTCTGTATGATGATGGGTTCGGGAGCGTCACCATGAAGGATTACCTAGAG contains:
- the LOC120974707 gene encoding phytyl ester synthase 1, chloroplastic-like, with the translated sequence MKFNLLAMPIAPHTILRPFCINPIVRRLGRHAWFGSHASSAEAVNWEKMQESSNRRDKKAAEETGLKALYDDGFGSVTMKDYLEAVRNMPKDDGGPPRWFCPVECGWPVVDNPPLLLFLPGTDGVGMELILHHKSLGM